The proteins below come from a single Nitrosarchaeum sp. genomic window:
- a CDS encoding NADH-quinone oxidoreductase subunit I has protein sequence MNTATGIIKALNSGIKHLAIKRFTLRYPEEKLKFVGDGYQFDPSTGVGIAGYKGRHMLFHDHCTGCQLCSIACEGVAEAIAMVKVPEEHKQNKKAIMPQIDYGKCVFCGLCVDACPFYALYMTNDYELSSFSKEGLIYTPAQLQVKPYVSQDSSIQITDRGATHG, from the coding sequence ATGAATACTGCAACTGGAATTATCAAGGCATTAAATTCAGGAATTAAGCATTTAGCCATTAAACGATTTACATTACGATATCCTGAAGAGAAACTAAAATTTGTTGGAGATGGTTATCAATTTGATCCATCAACAGGTGTTGGAATTGCTGGCTATAAAGGACGTCATATGTTATTTCATGATCATTGTACTGGTTGTCAATTATGTTCCATTGCATGTGAAGGTGTAGCCGAAGCAATCGCGATGGTAAAAGTTCCAGAAGAACACAAACAAAATAAAAAAGCTATCATGCCACAAATTGATTATGGTAAATGTGTATTTTGTGGGTTATGTGTTGATGCATGTCCATTTTATGCATTGTATATGACAAATGATTATGAGCTTTCTTCGTTTAGTAAAGAAGGTTTGATTTACACACCTGCTCAACTTCAAGTAAAACCATATGTTTCTCAAGATTCATCAATACAAATTACTGATAGAGGTGCAACTCATGGCTGA
- a CDS encoding NADH-quinone oxidoreductase subunit J has product MADAVFLALSVITIGSAIAALEMRSLIYGSIALMGTLGGIAGFFLLLDSPFVAMFQLAVYVGSIAVLILFTVMLVKRELIFKKIEDKRRKFAGIALMLIFMVALGSVIMDSGIKSITTDEPAVDFRNIGADFLTYYWPALILMGLILAGSVTGALVLARREDIQNEQRTD; this is encoded by the coding sequence ATGGCTGATGCTGTATTTCTTGCATTATCTGTAATTACAATCGGTTCTGCAATTGCTGCATTAGAAATGAGATCTTTAATTTACGGGTCAATTGCATTAATGGGAACACTTGGTGGAATTGCTGGGTTCTTTTTACTTTTAGATTCGCCTTTTGTTGCAATGTTTCAATTAGCAGTTTATGTAGGTTCAATTGCTGTTCTAATTTTATTTACTGTGATGTTGGTAAAAAGAGAATTAATCTTTAAGAAAATAGAGGATAAAAGAAGAAAATTTGCTGGTATTGCATTGATGTTAATTTTCATGGTTGCACTAGGTTCTGTCATAATGGATTCAGGTATCAAATCAATAACTACTGATGAACCTGCAGTTGATTTTAGAAATATTGGTGCGGACTTTTTAACATATTATTGGCCAGCTTTAATTTTAATGGGATTAATATTAGCTGGTTCAGTTACTGGTGCACTAGTTTTAGCAAGAAGAGAGGATATTCAAAATGAGCAACGAACTGATTGA
- the nuoK gene encoding NADH-quinone oxidoreductase subunit NuoK, with translation MSNELIDFVLVSIALLGIGIYGLSVKRNAIRMLFAVEIIINAANLNLVAFGRFLPHSGGQTLALFSIAIAAAEVAVGLSLIIVAYRMYQNIDIADFRSLKG, from the coding sequence ATGAGCAACGAACTGATTGATTTTGTTTTAGTATCTATTGCCTTATTGGGCATTGGAATTTACGGATTATCTGTAAAGAGAAATGCAATCAGAATGTTATTTGCAGTTGAAATAATTATCAATGCTGCAAATCTTAACTTGGTAGCATTTGGACGATTCTTACCTCATAGTGGCGGTCAAACATTAGCTTTATTTTCAATTGCAATTGCTGCTGCCGAAGTTGCTGTAGGACTTTCATTAATTATTGTTGCATATCGTATGTACCAGAATATTGACATTGCAGACTTTAGGAGTTTGAAAGGATAA
- a CDS encoding NADH-quinone oxidoreductase subunit M gives MEYALLQAVFLPLLLSPVAYIIGRKLGPTPAMWFTFGLLLYTTVLVILAALSGTTEEHYPWTEQFGEFGFLLDGLASPFAIIIYVLSTILALYSKPYMIHRFHEQYEEEQHEITSTTSGHSEIVESSSLSNYVNAKSGLYFALYLVFAMGMLGTVLATNLIEFYVFFEIMLIPGFFLVALWGAGPRRKIGLMFLFWTHAGAVVLLLGFLMIGLTIGSFDFADIDESKIPHDILMLSAIAISIGLGVKLAVFMFHIWLPWVHGSAPTPISALLSPAMIGIGAYGIFRLIVEFLPNTFAELSIWFHIWGLVTMIYGGAMALMQDDIKRLLAYSSISQMGYILFGIGSMSVLGLSGAEMMYVTHALGKGILFMMAGIIIVKVGTRNISQLGGLAGKMPITAVCAMIGALTIMGVPPTSGFMGEWTLFFGALETAIEEGSTVRAVTFGLGLVATALTMSYMLWMLKRVFFGKLPEHLEKVKEGSWYMTAPMMVLAGFTIVLGIYPDIFFNQIIPYMNGVLGV, from the coding sequence ATGGAATATGCACTTTTACAGGCAGTTTTCTTGCCATTATTATTATCTCCTGTAGCCTATATTATTGGAAGAAAACTTGGTCCTACTCCTGCAATGTGGTTTACATTTGGACTTCTGCTTTACACAACTGTATTAGTAATTTTAGCCGCACTAAGTGGTACTACGGAAGAACATTATCCATGGACAGAACAATTTGGTGAATTTGGTTTCTTGTTGGATGGTTTAGCATCCCCATTTGCTATTATAATTTATGTACTTAGTACGATCTTGGCACTTTACTCAAAACCATACATGATTCATAGATTTCATGAACAGTATGAGGAAGAGCAACATGAAATCACATCAACAACTAGTGGACATTCTGAAATAGTTGAATCCTCTTCTCTTTCAAACTATGTTAATGCAAAATCAGGACTTTACTTTGCACTTTATCTTGTTTTTGCAATGGGAATGCTTGGAACTGTTCTTGCTACAAATCTAATTGAATTTTATGTGTTCTTTGAGATTATGCTGATTCCTGGTTTCTTTTTGGTTGCTCTTTGGGGTGCAGGTCCTAGAAGAAAAATCGGGTTAATGTTCTTATTTTGGACACATGCCGGTGCTGTTGTTCTATTATTGGGATTTTTAATGATTGGTCTCACTATCGGAAGTTTTGATTTTGCAGATATTGATGAATCAAAAATTCCACATGATATTTTGATGCTTTCAGCTATTGCTATTTCAATTGGTCTTGGAGTCAAATTAGCAGTATTCATGTTCCATATTTGGCTCCCTTGGGTCCACGGTTCTGCACCAACTCCAATTAGTGCATTATTGTCACCTGCTATGATTGGTATTGGTGCTTATGGTATATTCAGATTGATTGTAGAATTTTTACCAAATACATTTGCTGAACTTTCGATTTGGTTTCACATATGGGGACTTGTTACAATGATTTACGGTGGTGCAATGGCTTTAATGCAAGACGATATCAAACGACTACTTGCATATTCTAGTATAAGTCAAATGGGTTACATTCTATTTGGAATAGGTTCAATGTCAGTACTTGGATTATCTGGTGCTGAAATGATGTATGTTACACATGCACTTGGTAAAGGAATTCTCTTCATGATGGCTGGAATAATAATTGTTAAAGTTGGCACAAGAAATATTTCTCAACTAGGTGGTCTAGCTGGAAAGATGCCAATTACTGCTGTATGTGCAATGATTGGTGCATTGACTATCATGGGGGTTCCTCCAACTAGCGGCTTTATGGGTGAATGGACCTTATTTTTTGGAGCATTAGAAACTGCGATTGAAGAAGGATCAACTGTCCGAGCAGTTACATTTGGTTTGGGTTTAGTTGCAACTGCTTTAACAATGTCATACATGCTTTGGATGCTTAAACGTGTATTCTTTGGAAAACTTCCAGAACATCTTGAGAAAGTAAAAGAAGGAAGTTGGTATATGACTGCACCAATGATGGTACTTGCAGGTTTTACTATTGTTCTAGGAATTTATCCGGACATATTCTTTAATCAAATAATTCCGTACATGAATGGAGTATTGGGGGTTTAG
- a CDS encoding NADH-quinone oxidoreductase subunit L, whose protein sequence is MATEALGLPFEVGASSAWLIWILPFIAALIMPGVGKISKRSTGYVAVGFALMSALSAASLLPMALEAHEVHDQISWISSIGLKAGVLADPLSVIMANVVAWISFLIMIYSTGYMKGDKSITRFWFWMMFFIGSMQLIVLSDNLLQVFFGWEGVGLASYALISFWYRDKKKDHVGTEGRTVLGLLDYYSPTHAGMKAFIMTKVGDVMMIAGMLLIFLFAGTFGFRELMHDTAWATSMSAQGLLIPAFVLLFGGAIGKSAQFPLNEWLLEAMTGPTAVSALIHAATMVKAGVFLVMRLAPLVFALSAAGILADQFFEIILLVGATTALLLGLQGMVNSEIKKVLAYSTGSQIGYMMMVLGIAGLSEQFVNGFTAGFFHLISHAMFKASLFMAAGSLLHVVGSRFMTDMGGLRKHMKKTYAFMWAAGLGLMGAPFITTGFWSKDSIFGAVYTSGHEWAMPIFTIAVLTAIITAFYTTRMLGLVFYGSKSKHIQKMEEEGHHIHEASLSMWMPYGILAVLTIAIGIIGLSFEVGLHELFTEYLEESFGIHSIHHEIENSILPGFLDGINPVALAASLAAFGIGTGLGYVFYIGRWVDPVKFVNSNIFFYAIHKVILNRFYLNAIIYWCFVVAPLWLSRGVFRYFEKTAIDYGMNSGFQKAVGWSAKVVQGTQTGVAQSYLFVFGAGLLFVVLILLI, encoded by the coding sequence ATGGCTACTGAAGCATTAGGTTTACCATTTGAAGTAGGTGCATCAAGTGCATGGTTGATTTGGATTCTGCCTTTCATTGCAGCTCTAATCATGCCGGGAGTTGGAAAAATATCCAAACGTTCAACTGGTTATGTTGCAGTAGGTTTTGCTTTGATGAGTGCTCTTTCAGCCGCATCCCTATTGCCAATGGCATTAGAAGCACATGAAGTTCATGATCAAATTTCTTGGATTAGTTCAATTGGTTTGAAAGCTGGCGTATTAGCTGATCCTCTTTCAGTAATTATGGCAAATGTAGTTGCATGGATTTCATTCCTCATTATGATTTACAGTACAGGATACATGAAAGGTGATAAATCGATTACAAGATTTTGGTTCTGGATGATGTTCTTTATTGGTTCAATGCAATTAATTGTATTATCTGATAATTTACTACAAGTCTTCTTTGGTTGGGAAGGTGTAGGACTTGCATCATATGCGTTGATCAGCTTTTGGTATCGTGATAAGAAGAAAGATCATGTAGGAACTGAAGGACGAACTGTTCTTGGACTCTTAGATTATTATTCTCCAACTCATGCTGGAATGAAAGCTTTCATCATGACCAAAGTTGGTGACGTGATGATGATTGCTGGTATGCTTTTGATATTCTTGTTTGCTGGAACATTTGGATTTAGAGAATTAATGCATGATACAGCTTGGGCAACATCAATGTCTGCACAAGGTCTCTTAATTCCTGCGTTTGTATTGTTATTTGGTGGTGCAATTGGTAAATCTGCACAGTTCCCACTTAACGAATGGTTGTTAGAAGCAATGACTGGTCCAACCGCAGTTTCAGCTTTGATTCATGCTGCAACTATGGTAAAAGCAGGTGTTTTCTTAGTGATGAGATTGGCACCACTAGTTTTCGCTTTAAGTGCTGCAGGAATTTTGGCAGATCAATTCTTTGAAATAATTCTCTTAGTTGGTGCAACAACTGCACTTCTCTTAGGACTTCAGGGAATGGTTAATTCTGAAATTAAAAAAGTACTTGCATATTCTACCGGTTCTCAAATTGGTTACATGATGATGGTGCTGGGAATCGCTGGATTATCAGAACAATTTGTTAATGGATTTACTGCAGGTTTCTTCCATCTAATTTCTCATGCAATGTTTAAGGCATCATTATTCATGGCTGCAGGATCATTGTTACATGTCGTAGGTTCAAGATTCATGACAGATATGGGCGGATTACGAAAACACATGAAAAAGACTTATGCGTTTATGTGGGCTGCTGGTCTTGGATTAATGGGTGCACCATTTATCACAACTGGTTTCTGGAGTAAAGATTCTATTTTTGGTGCTGTTTATACATCAGGACATGAATGGGCAATGCCGATATTTACAATTGCCGTACTTACAGCAATAATCACTGCATTTTACACAACTAGAATGTTGGGATTAGTATTCTATGGTTCAAAGAGTAAACATATTCAAAAAATGGAAGAAGAAGGACATCACATTCATGAAGCTTCATTATCTATGTGGATGCCATATGGAATTCTAGCTGTACTTACAATTGCTATAGGCATAATCGGTTTGTCATTTGAAGTAGGATTACATGAATTATTTACTGAATATCTTGAAGAATCATTTGGAATTCATTCTATACATCATGAAATTGAAAACTCTATACTACCCGGATTCCTAGACGGAATTAATCCTGTTGCATTAGCAGCATCACTAGCTGCATTTGGAATCGGAACTGGATTAGGATATGTGTTTTATATTGGTAGGTGGGTTGATCCAGTTAAATTTGTAAATTCAAATATTTTCTTTTATGCTATTCATAAAGTTATTTTGAATCGATTTTACCTTAATGCAATTATTTACTGGTGCTTTGTAGTGGCTCCACTATGGCTTTCAAGAGGAGTATTCAGATATTTTGAAAAGACTGCTATCGATTATGGAATGAATAGTGGATTCCAAAAAGCAGTTGGTTGGAGTGCTAAAGTAGTTCAAGGAACTCAAACCGGAGTAGCGCAATCATATCTATTTGTATTTGGAGCTGGATTACTATTTGTAGTCTTGATATTGTTGATATAG
- a CDS encoding NADH-quinone oxidoreductase subunit N, which yields MLEISSTPLVIIAILGTVGILLPIISIARKEKGSNSFYAVIAFAALIISIGYVAYQFVNENILPSALFSEDVLVDDAFGGFFAIAMLIVAIFTTVGSFNYMRKKNYPAVYYSLILLSTIGMVLVAYSTDLVMLFVAWELMSIPTYVLAGFMKKNPSSNEAALKYFLFGALSSAIIVYGISLSYGLTGSTNIGEVIQGYATLEPSLLPLALLSVGMFIAGFGFKMGLVPFHQWLPDTYEGAPPTITTLLAAGTKKAGFAATIRIVVLGMVVLNLDWTLALGIIAVMTMTIGNIAAIMQKNLARMLAYSSIAHAGYILIGLAVSPYSSLGLQGSLYHILNHAVMKGMAFIAVTGIITTLAVTHIDKLKGLGRRMPITALGLIISLFALAGVPPLAGFWSKLVLFGGALDAGTSIWWAPWLAIAGVLNSALSLAYYGWITRKMYFEGENEKRVSEPKSIIAIMIFSIIFLVGFGVYPDPIIKFVEFAAPTFSLGVMP from the coding sequence ATGTTAGAAATTAGTTCAACTCCATTGGTAATAATTGCAATACTTGGTACCGTGGGAATTTTGTTACCTATCATCAGCATCGCAAGAAAAGAAAAAGGCTCAAACTCATTTTATGCCGTTATTGCATTTGCTGCATTAATAATATCGATAGGATACGTTGCATATCAATTTGTTAATGAAAACATTCTTCCATCTGCACTGTTTTCTGAAGATGTTCTTGTAGATGATGCATTTGGTGGATTCTTTGCCATTGCAATGTTAATTGTTGCAATCTTCACTACAGTTGGCTCTTTTAATTATATGCGTAAGAAGAACTATCCTGCTGTATATTATTCGCTAATACTACTTTCTACAATCGGTATGGTGTTAGTAGCATACTCTACTGACCTAGTAATGTTATTTGTTGCTTGGGAACTTATGAGTATTCCAACATATGTTTTGGCTGGATTTATGAAAAAGAATCCAAGCTCAAACGAAGCTGCACTGAAATATTTCTTGTTTGGTGCATTATCGTCTGCAATTATTGTTTATGGAATTTCATTATCTTATGGTTTAACCGGTTCTACAAATATTGGTGAAGTTATTCAAGGTTATGCAACTCTTGAACCTTCTTTGTTACCTTTAGCATTATTGTCTGTTGGAATGTTTATTGCAGGATTTGGATTTAAGATGGGACTAGTTCCATTCCATCAATGGTTACCTGATACTTATGAGGGTGCACCACCAACCATTACAACTTTACTTGCAGCTGGAACAAAGAAAGCAGGATTTGCAGCAACTATTAGAATAGTAGTTCTTGGAATGGTAGTACTAAATCTAGATTGGACTTTAGCTCTTGGGATTATTGCAGTAATGACAATGACTATTGGTAACATTGCAGCAATAATGCAAAAGAACCTTGCAAGAATGCTAGCATATTCTAGTATTGCTCATGCTGGCTATATCCTAATAGGACTTGCAGTATCTCCTTACAGCTCACTTGGTTTACAAGGTTCCCTCTATCACATCTTGAATCATGCAGTAATGAAAGGAATGGCTTTCATCGCAGTTACTGGCATAATCACTACACTTGCTGTAACTCATATCGATAAACTCAAAGGACTTGGTAGAAGAATGCCTATTACCGCACTTGGGTTGATAATTTCCTTATTTGCTTTAGCAGGTGTTCCTCCACTTGCTGGATTTTGGAGTAAACTAGTATTATTTGGTGGTGCATTAGATGCAGGAACTTCAATATGGTGGGCACCTTGGCTTGCAATAGCTGGAGTTCTAAACAGTGCTTTATCACTTGCTTACTATGGTTGGATCACAAGAAAAATGTACTTTGAAGGAGAAAATGAAAAACGTGTATCAGAACCAAAATCAATAATTGCAATTATGATATTCTCTATTATCTTCTTGGTAGGTTTTGGTGTTTATCCAGATCCAATAATTAAATTTGTTGAATTTGCAGCTCCTACATTTAGCTTAGGCGTTATGCCTTAA
- a CDS encoding polyprenyl synthetase family protein, with translation MDRKNIEINPLLETYGKYIDKINHALDRELSLYSESEFIEPLKYSLEGGKRIRPIILSLAAESVGKIDDNTLAAACAVEFLHMESIIHDDIIDNETMRRLKEPFHIKYGYNTSVLTGDFVLGLILAISSRLNNARITKDLATTAMLMSEGEMIESRLETSEDVTFDDYLKVIEYKTATAFEVAARIGAIIANGSEEEIEALTEYGKNIGIAYQIRDDLLDWKNEDKLFNLLIKKSSDPRDVFNKMEDLLKEFSDKARTSLRKIADNNAKINLDNLIKFTTFKA, from the coding sequence TTGGACAGAAAAAATATTGAGATAAATCCATTACTTGAAACATATGGCAAGTATATAGACAAAATTAACCACGCATTAGATAGAGAACTATCACTGTATTCTGAATCTGAATTTATCGAACCGTTAAAATATTCTTTAGAGGGTGGAAAACGAATTAGACCAATTATCTTATCATTAGCTGCTGAGAGTGTAGGAAAAATTGACGATAATACTTTGGCAGCAGCATGTGCAGTAGAATTTTTGCATATGGAGTCAATCATCCATGACGATATCATAGATAATGAAACTATGAGAAGACTCAAAGAGCCATTCCATATCAAATATGGATATAACACAAGTGTATTGACGGGAGATTTTGTTTTAGGATTAATCCTCGCCATTTCTTCACGATTAAACAATGCAAGAATTACAAAGGATTTAGCGACAACAGCTATGTTGATGAGTGAAGGTGAAATGATAGAAAGCAGGTTAGAAACTAGTGAAGACGTTACTTTTGACGATTACCTTAAAGTGATTGAATACAAAACTGCTACTGCATTTGAAGTTGCTGCAAGAATAGGTGCAATAATTGCAAACGGTAGTGAAGAAGAGATAGAAGCACTTACAGAATACGGTAAAAACATAGGAATTGCATATCAAATAAGAGATGATTTGCTAGACTGGAAGAACGAAGATAAATTATTTAATTTATTGATCAAGAAAAGTTCTGATCCTAGAGACGTATTCAACAAAATGGAAGATCTTTTAAAAGAATTTTCAGACAAGGCTAGAACTAGTTTAAGGAAAATTGCAGACAATAATGCAAAAATAAATTTAGATAATCTTATAAAATTTACAACATTTAAGGCATAA
- a CDS encoding iron-containing redox enzyme family protein — MNLIKRIDEMIEERSLLKHPFYQMWSDGKLSLDSLAGYSKEYFQLVKAVPSFMTPIIEKAPNYVIKELVENQFEESSHIKSWIKFAGELGISESELTHYNGLEKTRKAVSELSELMTTFDGGACAMYAFEKEIPKISQTKLDGLIEFYGISNDEATEYFKLHTEADIRHTASWRNILEKTSADSDNLIQIADKSISAQNLMLDSCYESYCLSS, encoded by the coding sequence ATGAATCTAATAAAACGAATTGATGAAATGATTGAAGAAAGAAGTTTGTTAAAACACCCATTCTATCAAATGTGGTCTGATGGAAAATTATCTCTAGACTCTTTAGCTGGATACTCTAAGGAATATTTTCAACTTGTAAAGGCAGTTCCATCATTTATGACTCCAATAATAGAAAAAGCTCCAAATTATGTAATCAAGGAACTAGTTGAAAATCAATTTGAAGAGTCTTCACATATTAAATCATGGATTAAGTTTGCAGGTGAATTGGGAATTTCTGAATCTGAGTTAACTCATTACAATGGATTAGAAAAGACCAGAAAAGCTGTTTCAGAATTATCTGAATTAATGACTACTTTTGATGGCGGTGCATGTGCAATGTATGCTTTTGAAAAAGAAATTCCAAAAATAAGCCAAACAAAACTTGATGGTTTGATAGAATTTTATGGAATATCAAACGATGAGGCTACCGAATACTTTAAACTTCACACCGAAGCTGATATTCGTCATACTGCTTCTTGGAGAAATATTCTTGAAAAAACATCAGCTGATTCAGACAACTTGATCCAAATTGCAGATAAATCTATTTCTGCACAAAATTTGATGCTTGATAGTTGTTATGAATCTTATTGTTTAAGCTCATAA
- the pyrE gene encoding orotate phosphoribosyltransferase: protein MEFIKEFATFLMQKEIIKFGDFTLASGKKSSYYVDLRLVSSYPHQFRTMVKKLQNNIAEDIGLDSFDSLVSVPTGGLIIASALAIETVKPLIYVRSKPKDYGTTKSVEGQIHKGMRVVMIDDVATTGGSVVNAIKSLKDASITIEDVYVIVNRMEGADEALKELGVKLHSLTNIMQITQALHEQKFIEDDILEKVRKQIER, encoded by the coding sequence ATGGAATTCATAAAAGAATTTGCAACCTTTTTGATGCAAAAAGAAATTATAAAATTTGGAGATTTTACACTTGCAAGTGGTAAAAAAAGTTCATACTATGTAGATTTGAGGCTGGTTTCCAGCTATCCTCATCAATTTAGAACTATGGTAAAAAAGCTACAAAATAACATCGCAGAAGACATAGGACTGGATAGTTTTGATTCTCTGGTATCAGTTCCTACAGGAGGGTTAATTATTGCATCAGCATTAGCGATTGAAACAGTCAAACCGTTAATCTATGTAAGAAGCAAACCAAAAGATTATGGCACTACAAAATCAGTCGAAGGACAAATTCACAAGGGAATGAGGGTTGTAATGATAGATGACGTTGCTACTACAGGAGGTTCTGTTGTGAATGCTATAAAGTCATTGAAGGATGCCAGCATAACTATTGAAGATGTATATGTAATTGTAAATAGAATGGAAGGTGCAGATGAAGCACTCAAAGAATTAGGAGTTAAATTGCATTCTCTTACCAATATAATGCAAATTACACAGGCATTACACGAACAAAAATTCATAGAAGATGATATTTTAGAAAAAGTTAGAAAACAAATCGAGAGATAA
- a CDS encoding transcriptional regulator, with the protein MPEIWLNYGITDVVLDIRAENLEQKIDSDGKVLDDAAINEKLTTIDLTKPMELVILHNSKSIQKIISSLFTICEQKSLPFPKILAEKKIMNLVKSGLPEGSSINEFDNTNLSNSNLVFIGEVEFDGLFGYETICSRLIKKFGQESMLSAYAKRKNNVPSPGQITESFDEAKKFADNFEIKAIEIVANSQGIVDFSIGHPSETVSSTKILESFAIKDVGHHKSMIISTGKDSSNDNLGKSLSSLWNCASAIQNGGLAILVAECKSGLGSDALQQYIEGRLTIDQLRNPTKYISGMEDLLFLSEIQKNFQIGLVSILPDYYVKKLNMISLSGIKPSLDYILKTQGNRQKIAVVIDGARVLLR; encoded by the coding sequence ATGCCTGAAATTTGGTTAAATTATGGTATTACTGATGTTGTTCTTGATATTAGGGCAGAGAATTTAGAGCAAAAAATTGACTCTGATGGTAAAGTCTTAGATGATGCAGCGATCAATGAAAAGCTCACCACAATTGATTTAACAAAACCTATGGAACTTGTGATATTACATAATTCTAAATCCATTCAAAAAATTATTTCATCATTATTTACAATCTGTGAACAAAAATCATTACCTTTTCCTAAAATTTTAGCTGAGAAAAAAATAATGAATCTAGTAAAATCTGGCTTACCTGAAGGAAGTTCAATTAATGAATTTGATAACACAAACCTTTCTAATTCTAATCTTGTTTTCATTGGTGAAGTAGAGTTTGATGGATTATTTGGATATGAAACAATCTGTTCCCGATTAATCAAAAAATTTGGTCAAGAATCAATGCTTTCTGCATATGCAAAAAGAAAAAATAATGTTCCATCTCCTGGGCAAATAACCGAAAGTTTTGATGAAGCAAAAAAATTTGCCGATAATTTTGAAATCAAAGCAATTGAAATTGTAGCAAATTCTCAAGGTATTGTTGATTTTTCAATAGGACATCCCTCTGAAACTGTTTCATCTACAAAAATCCTTGAATCATTTGCAATCAAAGATGTCGGTCATCACAAATCAATGATAATTAGCACTGGTAAAGATTCTAGTAATGACAATCTTGGAAAATCTCTTTCATCTCTTTGGAATTGTGCTAGTGCTATACAAAATGGAGGTTTGGCAATCTTAGTGGCAGAATGTAAATCTGGTTTAGGCTCTGATGCGCTACAACAATACATTGAGGGAAGATTAACTATTGACCAACTTAGAAATCCAACCAAGTATATTTCTGGAATGGAAGATTTATTGTTTTTATCTGAAATTCAAAAAAACTTTCAGATTGGTTTGGTTTCAATTCTTCCTGATTATTACGTTAAAAAATTAAATATGATTTCATTATCTGGAATTAAACCTTCATTAGATTATATTCTAAAAACACAAGGTAATAGACAAAAAATTGCAGTTGTAATAGATGGAGCTAGAGTTTTACTAAGATAA